From the Xenopus laevis strain J_2021 chromosome 7L, Xenopus_laevis_v10.1, whole genome shotgun sequence genome, the window gttatccagaatgcctgggacctggggtctttccataatttggatcatcatagaaaatcatgtgaatattaaataaactcaataagctggttttgcttccaaaaaggattaattatatcttagttgggatcaagtgcaaggtgttgttttattatttacagagagaagggaaatcatttttaaaaatttggatcatttggataaaatggagtttatggaactttcggaactttctggataatgggtttccgaaacatggatcccatacctgtacgccATTAATTTATCCCCCATCCCAAATAATTATGGCCATGTTAAGGATACTCGCAACGATTAATGCTGTGCAAGCAATGCTGAGGCAAAATCGGATTGGTCCAATGTAACATCCGCCATGCTTCGGCTTCACCATGTACGTTAAAGCTGTCTGCATCCAGAAGTAGACGTTGCCAATAATGAAGGCCAAAAAAGCTCCAGCTAAGTGTGTCTGCAGCTGATTCGATTGCTGTGGAGAAGAAGGCAGGACAAAACCATTGAGGATCTCAGTACGGTAATGGGCTCTGTACTTGTCAGTTACATCAGAGACTCATCATGCTCTACAGTGGTGATGCCTTATTAAATGAGCTGCTATATACACTTGCAGAAGTCTTAATGAGCCAACTGAGATACATCTATTTACATGACTGTATAACTTTAGACTGGGAAACTATTTTCTTGAGGTTGGGGACGGGTTTCAGCTAATAGCCTTGGAACTTAATTTGCCAGAAATGTTCTATACAAAAAATACCGGACTGAGcaccatataattatatatggtatatatataattataattaattataattatatatatatatatatatatatatagtaaataaagtacccctattgtaaaatataaggatattataagttaccgaggagttccatgaccatatactgtAAAAGCAAGAGGGTGAAGGCCtatccaggtcatggaactcagaggtgacttctaatatgctcatatttcgcaacagggggtactttatttattataatacacaagtttcagtgagtcatgcgacaaaaatgacatcactaagctctgattataaccaatgacatcactaagcaccatttatagggatataatttacaggatattcatggctcttgtgtattatatatatatatatatatatatatatatatatatatatatatatatatatatatatatatatatatatatatatattatatgtaagagtttaaggtataaaaaaaaaatatatattttttttaatgaatgataTCTTATAATTTACCAATAGTCCAACAGAAGACTTACCTGGAAATTCCCGACTATGGACGTACCCAAGGCACATAGGATTCCCGTTGCCAAACTCACAGAATTAAGGACAGAGTGGCAATTGTAATCTCTAATTTGCTGAAACCGTATAACAGAGATCCAGACGGCTAATGAAAGAAGGAGAGCACCTTTAATGCATACTATTACAGATAAAGGAAAAGATTTTTGATATCAATGATTATTATTAAGTTATGGTTTGGTTTAATGTATATGTTTCCAAGTTTACGCACTCTATTGTCCATAATCCTAAATCTTTATTCATGCTTTCTTCAAGTTTTTCTGGGCATAAATTaactgatttaaaggggacccgtcacccaacaaaaatgatacaaaatcctattttataacattagtcaagcaaattgaactttaattacactatataagttatttgaatcttgtttccatcagtctgggaattcataattataacaagcaggcaggagccattttgtggacactgttattaagacaagtcttgtatcatctcagaatcttgtttgtgcaccagaatgggggacctgatgtccatccccatgccctggctacacaattaaacagtgaagagaacggggtaatgtggggagagcagtgacatctaggaagtgctgaatggaaagtgaaagtaattgtctgctccgcctctatgcctaaagcattgaggaggggcagacaatatttgattgacagctgaaatttttaaatgagcttacaacagctatgaatgctttataaataaatagaaagtggatttcatgtttaatttgaaaaggacttttattatagagatttttgtgtctgggtgacaggtccactttaagagtaaTATATACCAGAGCCAGGCCAAGGCAAATAGTATATGTCCTGGTGCCCCTCCAGTCTGACCCTTGCTCCACTGTCTTTGGTTCCATTTATTTATGGCATAAATTAAATTTTCCTTCTCTACATATATGCATTGATCCCTTTAACTAGCAGCTACCATACTTCAATATGCTGCCACGGAACAGCCCACTATGAGATCATATACTGTCATTATTATACAGGGCTAAAACAAACTAGCAAAACAAACAGAACGTACCTAGCATTGCTCCAACATTAAGAACTTGTCCAAAAACGCAGCTCTGCGGAGGGTATGTGCCAGATACACTATAGGGAGGAAAATGGGTTATCATGAACATTTCACAGCTCGTTGatgggttatttaatatttagacaGATATTAGTCACACTGTACTTCTTCAGAAAATGATCTTCTTTCCATActtaaatgttttctcttttgcaaGAAatagggccaaattcaattcaatgagaaaacgttttctcatggtttatcagTTGAAAACCCATGGACCTGATTCaattttgaggagaaaaaacttttctccaaattcagtatcagttttttttcccatagactttaatggagttttcatgtgataaaaaaGTTATAAGATTTTCCGAAatgaattgcatttcaaattgaatctcgtccatgagttttcacctgataaaactttttctcaccaAATTAAATTCAGCCCATAATCTATTATCTCCTGATAGGTTATCCTTTTCTGATATTAAAgaagtagttcacctttagggtctggccacacgggcagattaggggagattagtcaccaggcgacaaatcgcctcttcttcgcgCCGAccccccgatctgccttcccagCCTTcctccggctaaaatgaaaattgcctcgggcaggcactcagaacgcttcgttttccgaagtcgtcccgtaatggcctcacaaggaaacttcgggcgacttcagaaaacaaaacgctccgagtgcctgtcccccagcgattttcattttagcccgcggaaggcaggggaaggcagatcggatagattagtcgccgcaaagaagatgagatttgtcgcctggcgaccaatTTCCTCGactctgcccatgtggccagatccttaaggtaacttttattatgttatagaacggccaattctaagcaacttttcaatttgttatTGTAAAGACCTTTCTCTTGGCCTTGTTTTCTAATATGACAGAAATATTTTCCTTTCTCTGACTATTATCTGACGACTCACATTTCAGCCACTTACTATTTCATTCCAGACCATTATGATAAATCTTCAGTTCACTCCTTGATAAACATGTCCCCCCTCTCCTTTCttctctttatacaggtatgagacctgttatccagaatgctcaggacctgggcttttccggataagggatctttctgtaatttgaatctttataccttaagtctactagaaaaatcattaaaaaaattaaataaacccaataaggctgattttacttccaataaggattaattatattttattcgggatcaagtacaagctaccgttttattattacagagaaaaaggaaatcatttttaatcatttggattatttggatgaaaagaCATCTGTGGGCGACAGCCTTCACGAAATTCAGAGCTCACTGGATATtgagtttccaaataacggatcccatacctgtatacagataTTGATATGGATATATTTTCTAACCTTCATCAGGACAAAACATTTGGGAAATCCTTTGTGCCCTTACCTGATATAGGGAAAACCATCTGAGAGATTGACAGAACCATTGCTCACTGACATGGCATACCTGTTAAAAaggtaacaataaaaacaaagcataaAATTTATAGTCTAAAATTGTGTGCCCCCATGAATAATATACTCAAAGTTGAATATTGAATTGAATTATGAGCTAtattcccctttaaggcaatggACCCATTGCTTTGATCATCAGCTATTTTTGACTTGCCTGATTCCTTATGATTCTGTGAGATTCTGTGAGatatataatgcaataaaatgtttactttctaGTGAAACTGTGGGTCTAGATGACCTACCTAATGTGTCCCACACAGGCATCTTGTGAGATGATTGGACAGATATATGGCCGCATATATAGTAAGTGACATATTCAGCTCTCCAGGTGAATATTTTGACAATGCTATAATTAAAGCCGTATATACTTACACTATCCATATTCCTCCAGTGGCCCATACAGTCAGACAAATGGGAAGAAGAGCCCAAGCCCACATTACTAATCGTCTGCAAAACATTAACACAGATAATATCAGTGAGACACGTTAGTTGCGTTGACATAACCTTTGTGTGTACATTGTGGAACTGTTTCCAGATACAACTAGAAGTAGGTTGATCAAGATGTACATGTTGTGTTCTAAATTCTCATTGACTTCCTGTAAATGGAAGTTATTTCCTGACTGTATCTGGACAGAGCCACTGAAGTTGCCCATTTCCATTGAGCACTGACTCCCTAAGAGAAATAGGCATACAAAGGGTCACGAAGTTACATGGGGAAAACAGACATATTAGGGGTCATACTTGACACCAGGGGTGCAGCGGGACCACTTGCACCCCCCTGTGCGTTTCTGAGCTGGATCTGGTGGTCAGTGACAAGTGCAGTATCAGAAGGTGCAGCTAGCCCTGTCCTTAACATCTGCCTTAGAGGGGACGGGGCCCTAAAGGGGGACCTTTTCTGGAGCTATCAGCATGCTAGGACGAAGCTTGCTAAGTGATGTCGCCTGGTCAGTTTTTTGACTACTCATAATTATGATAATATACCCATCTAGGTGCTACACTAGCTGAACAAAATAGGGACtttgatgttaaaggggtggttcacctttaagttaacttttatagggttatttattaagctctgaatacccgaagtCCGAAAAGATTTTTCGGACCTTAAGAAAATAtccacatttttcaggatttattaaagtctggtaagaaaactcaga encodes:
- the tmem150b.L gene encoding modulator of macroautophagy TMEM150B-B (The RefSeq protein has 1 substitution compared to this genomic sequence), translating into MWAWALLPICLTVWATGGIWIVYAMSVSNGSVNLSDGFPYISVSGTYPPQSCVFGQVLNVGAMLAVWISVIRFQQIRDYNCHSVLNSVSLATGILCALGTSIVGNFQQSNQLQTHLAGAFLAFIIGNVYFWMQTALTYMVKPKHGGCYIGPIRFCLSIACTALIVAMAVFLKMNMKSVSAICEWIVAMILFLLYGLFAVDFWHLDGHFFHVKKRRTVIPNEMEVSTVTLSI